One window of Lawsonibacter asaccharolyticus genomic DNA carries:
- a CDS encoding transcriptional regulator: protein MEQTKDVVTQIRTHYDSFSKSHRRLADFILENLHEVAFLSINELSQRTGISPATITRFARRLDFQGYPDLQRGLYEHQKQWAPFGQLKSLLRRETPAEDAGPDSLQWTIQNNIGLLEALYTPQLRDSFARAQEILHQARTIYIAGMRSSYATAYYLAFMLQQMCDNVHLLTTSTSDLPTALSDVRPEDCLLVISYARYTSSSYDIVSHFHRAGCKIVALTDSLTSPIALKATEVLIAPNGGNFSPVGAITLCNCFITSLGRLNAQQTLERMELQDKIALEHHIYL from the coding sequence ATGGAACAGACAAAAGATGTTGTCACCCAGATCCGCACCCACTACGATTCTTTTTCCAAAAGCCACCGGAGGCTGGCTGATTTTATTCTGGAAAATCTCCACGAGGTGGCCTTTCTCTCCATCAATGAGCTCAGCCAGCGGACCGGGATCAGTCCGGCCACCATCACCCGCTTTGCCCGCAGGCTGGATTTTCAGGGCTATCCGGACCTTCAGCGCGGGCTCTATGAGCACCAGAAGCAGTGGGCCCCCTTCGGCCAGCTGAAATCCCTGCTCCGCCGGGAGACCCCTGCCGAGGACGCCGGACCGGACTCCCTTCAGTGGACCATCCAGAACAACATCGGCCTGCTGGAGGCCCTGTACACCCCCCAGCTGCGGGATTCCTTTGCCCGCGCCCAGGAGATCCTGCATCAGGCCCGGACCATCTATATCGCCGGGATGCGTTCCTCCTATGCCACGGCCTACTATCTGGCCTTCATGCTCCAGCAGATGTGTGACAACGTCCATCTGCTCACCACCTCCACCAGCGACCTGCCCACTGCGCTCAGTGATGTCCGTCCGGAGGACTGCCTGCTGGTCATCTCCTATGCCCGGTACACCAGCTCCTCCTATGACATCGTATCCCACTTCCACCGGGCGGGCTGCAAGATCGTCGCTTTGACCGACTCGCTCACCTCCCCCATCGCGCTGAAAGCCACCGAGGTGCTGATCGCCCCCAACGGCGGGAACTTCTCCCCCGTGGGAGCCATCACCCTGTGCAACTGCTTTATCACCTCCCTGGGCCGTCTGAACGCCCAGCAGACCCTGGAGCGGATGGAGCTGCAGGACAAAATTGCCCTGGAGCACCACATCTACCTCTGA
- a CDS encoding acetyl-CoA carboxylase biotin carboxyl carrier: protein MDLNEIKALMDRFDTSACTVLELEEGNLRLRLEKGTAPVSVAPEIQAAPAAPGAAAPQPAPAEEGQTLNAPLVGTFYAAPAPGEAPFVKAGDQVRKGQTVCVLEAMKMMSEVPAPADCIIEEVLVKDGELVGFDAPMFRIREV, encoded by the coding sequence ATGGATCTGAATGAGATCAAGGCTCTGATGGACCGGTTCGACACCTCCGCCTGTACCGTGCTGGAGCTGGAGGAGGGCAACCTGCGCCTGCGCCTGGAGAAGGGGACCGCCCCCGTTTCGGTTGCCCCGGAGATCCAGGCCGCCCCGGCGGCCCCTGGAGCGGCTGCGCCCCAGCCCGCTCCGGCGGAGGAGGGGCAGACCCTGAACGCCCCCCTGGTGGGCACCTTCTACGCCGCCCCCGCCCCGGGGGAGGCCCCCTTTGTCAAAGCGGGCGACCAGGTGCGGAAGGGACAGACCGTCTGTGTGCTGGAAGCCATGAAGATGATGAGCGAGGTCCCCGCTCCGGCGGACTGCATCATTGAGGAAGTGCTGGTGAAGGACGGAGAGCTGGTGGGCTTTGACGCCCCCATGTTCCGCATCCGGGAGGTCTGA
- a CDS encoding acyl carrier protein, producing the protein MFEKVKEVILDTLSCEPEQITMEASLVDDLEADSLDAVELNLALNDVLGFSLTDEELKSIVTVGDIVRLLEEHQ; encoded by the coding sequence ATGTTTGAGAAGGTCAAAGAGGTCATTCTGGATACCCTGAGCTGTGAGCCCGAGCAGATCACCATGGAAGCCAGCCTGGTGGACGACCTGGAGGCCGATTCTCTGGACGCCGTGGAGCTGAATCTGGCGCTGAACGACGTGCTGGGCTTCTCCCTCACCGACGAGGAGCTGAAGAGCATCGTCACTGTGGGCGATATCGTCCGTCTGCTGGAGGAGCATCAGTAA